Proteins encoded together in one Mycobacterium simiae window:
- a CDS encoding carotenoid oxygenase family protein: protein MAIRSDVAAVGKFLSTLPEDDDHPYRTGPWRPQTTEWDADNLVAVEGEIPVDLDGVYLRNTENPLHPALQTYHPFDGDGMIHIVGFRDGKAFYRNRFIRTDGFLAENDAGRPLWPGLAEPVQLAVREHGWGARTRMKDASSTDVVVHRGTALTSFYQCGDLYRVDPYSADNLGKESWNGRFPTNWGVSAHPKVDNETGELLFFNYSKQDPYMRYGVVDENNELAHYVDIPLPGPRLPHDMAFTKNYAILNDFPLFWDPRLLERDVHLPRFYPDLPSRFAVVPRRGSSTDIRWFEADPTFVLHFTNAYEDGDEIVLDGFFESDPQPLDTGGTKWEKLFRFLALDRLQARLHRWRFNLVTGAVKEEQLSDSITEFGTINSDYAGGSYRYTYAATGKPGWFLFDGLVKHDVRTGGQEGFSFGDGVYGSETAMAPRVGAAGEDDGYLVTLTTDMNTDASYCVVFDAAGIADGPVCKLQLPERISSGTHSTWAPGEKLRRWRTSDSAAAAIAL, encoded by the coding sequence ATGGCTATCCGCAGCGACGTGGCTGCCGTGGGCAAGTTCCTGTCGACGCTGCCCGAAGACGACGACCACCCGTACCGCACCGGCCCATGGCGGCCGCAGACCACGGAGTGGGATGCTGACAACTTGGTCGCAGTAGAGGGTGAGATTCCCGTCGACCTGGATGGCGTCTACCTTCGCAACACCGAGAACCCGCTGCACCCGGCGTTGCAGACCTATCATCCGTTCGACGGCGACGGCATGATCCACATAGTCGGCTTCCGCGACGGAAAAGCCTTCTACCGCAACCGCTTTATTCGCACTGACGGTTTTCTCGCCGAGAACGACGCCGGCCGGCCGCTGTGGCCTGGGCTGGCCGAACCCGTGCAGTTAGCGGTGCGCGAGCACGGCTGGGGTGCGCGCACCCGGATGAAGGACGCGTCGAGCACCGACGTCGTCGTGCACCGCGGCACCGCCCTGACCAGTTTCTACCAATGCGGCGACCTGTACCGGGTAGACCCGTATTCGGCGGACAACTTGGGCAAGGAAAGCTGGAATGGACGCTTCCCCACCAACTGGGGTGTGTCCGCGCATCCGAAGGTCGACAACGAAACCGGAGAGCTGCTGTTCTTCAACTACAGCAAGCAAGACCCGTACATGCGCTACGGCGTCGTCGACGAAAACAACGAGCTGGCCCACTACGTCGACATCCCGCTACCCGGCCCACGTCTCCCGCACGACATGGCATTCACCAAAAACTATGCCATCCTCAATGATTTCCCATTGTTCTGGGACCCGCGCCTGCTGGAGCGCGACGTACACCTGCCCCGCTTCTATCCCGACCTCCCGTCGCGCTTCGCGGTGGTCCCGCGTCGGGGCTCGTCCACCGACATCCGCTGGTTCGAGGCTGACCCCACCTTCGTACTGCACTTCACCAACGCCTATGAGGACGGCGACGAGATCGTGTTGGACGGTTTCTTCGAGAGCGATCCACAGCCGCTGGACACTGGAGGAACGAAGTGGGAGAAGCTGTTTCGCTTCCTCGCACTGGATCGGCTGCAGGCACGGCTGCACCGGTGGCGCTTCAATCTGGTCACCGGCGCGGTCAAAGAGGAACAGCTGTCGGACTCGATCACCGAATTCGGCACCATCAACTCCGACTACGCGGGCGGCAGCTATCGCTACACCTACGCCGCGACCGGCAAGCCGGGCTGGTTCTTGTTCGACGGACTGGTCAAACACGATGTGCGCACCGGCGGCCAGGAGGGCTTCTCGTTCGGCGACGGCGTGTACGGCAGTGAGACCGCAATGGCACCGCGGGTGGGCGCGGCCGGCGAGGACGACGGCTATCTGGTCACCCTGACCACCGACATGAACACCGACGCCTCCTATTGCGTGGTATT